The window GCAACCGACGGTTTGATAGTACCTTGGGTTTATAGTCTTAACAATACCAAAAATAGCGTTAAAGCCAGCAATTACTTGAGGGAAAGAGCTGTTAATAGCGTTTATCTCACAGCTGATATTGACTTATACGATATATTCTTCCTAAAATTAGCTGCACGTAACGACTGGTCGTCAACTTTGCCTGTACATCATAACTCGTATTTCTACCCTTCGGTATCGTTAAGTACGGTTTTATCGAATATGATTACAATGCCAGTCTTTGTCGATTATTTAAAATTGTACGGCTCTTGGGCGAACGTATCTAGCGACTTAAATCCTTATCAAATATCATCATATTACTATAATGCAGGAAACTATGGTAGCACGACAATGGTTGATTACTCAGGTGCTATTATAAATCCAAATATAAAACCTGAAAGTTCAACTTCATATGAAGCCGGTTTGTCATCTAGTTTCTTAAAAAACACTCTTACTCTCGACTTAACTTGGTACAGAGTTATTGACAAAAACCAAATTATTGACCTGCCAATTTCACCAACCTCAGGATTTAACTCGCATAAAGTAAACGGAAACGAATTTACTACAAACGGCATCGAAATAACCTTAGGTGCTACTCCTATAAAGAGTAGTTCTGCTCGTTGGGATATTGCACTTGGTTTTGATACGCGAGTAAAACGTATAACCGAAATTTACGGCGATGCAAAAAAATATGGTAATTACTCGTTAAACGAGAGAGTTGACAATTATTACGCTACAGCGTGGATGAAATCGCCCGATGGAAAAGTGATATTGGATAAGGGAAGCGGATTGCCAATTAGAGACCCATATCCTCAGTTGTTTGGACACTTAGAACCGGATTTTCGATTTGGATTCCAAAACAATATAACTTTTGGTAAGTTTGTTGTCGGGGTTGATTTTGACGGAGTTTACGGAGGAATATTTCATTCAAGATCGCTCGAAAGAATGTGGTGGGGAGGTAAACACCCAGGCACAACAAAGTACAGAGACGAAGAGTATGCTGCCGGACACCCTGTTTATGTTCCCGACGGAGTTAATATAGTTTCCGGTGAGCTTGTCAGGGACGTTGACGGTAATGTTATTTCCGATACACGCGTGTTCGAACAAAACACCACTGCGGTAGATTGGCAAAGTTGGTGCCAGAACTATCCATTCAGAGCCAGAGTTACCGAAAAAGAAAATAAAGAGTTTGTCAATACTCCTAGTCGTACGTTTTTCAAATTGCGTAAGGTTTCACTCACATACGATGCTACCAATTTGTTAAATCTCAGAACCATTAAACACATTGAAATTACCGCTTTTGGATACAATTTATTTGTACTTAAAAAAGCTAAAATCGTTGATCCGGATTATGGCAACGACGATAATCTTCAAGACCCCTCTGCTCGTTACTTGGGCTTAGGTTTTAAAATTAATTTATAAACGTCGTAAAAATATCAATCATGAATAAAATTATAACAATAACAGGTTTACTTATTATTTTAACCTTTGCATCTTGCACCAAATTACAAGAATACAACGAAAACCCCAATAATGTTAAAGAAGTGCATCCGCAATTGTTGCTTACAAATATTGTGTGGGATGCTTTTCAGGTTGAAGGAGCCAATCCTATGTATGCAACTCATATGATAGTACAGACCGACCGTGAGGATATAATTCAATACTACAAATGGAATAGAGGTGATTTTAACTATTATAACGATTTGCGAAATGTAACTAAAATGATAGAAGAAGCCGAACGTATTCAAGACCCATCTTATATAGCAATAGGCAAATTATTTAGAGCCTACTATTTTTACAAACTCACACTTCAGTTTGGCGATATTCCATATTCGCAGGCTCTTAAAGGAGAATCGGAAGGAATTTACACTCCCGTATATGATTCGCAAAAAGATGTTTTTATCGGAATTCTTAAAGAATTGGAAGAAGCTAACCAACTTATTAGCGATAATCCTATTGCAGGAGATATTGTTTACAGAGGGAATCCTGACAATTGGAAAAAATTGATAAACTCGTTCCGTCTTAAAATTCTTATTACTTTATCGAAAAAAGAAAACGACAACGACCTTAACATTAAAAACACTTTTGCTAATATAGTAGCATCGCAACCTATTTTTACCTCTATATCTGATAATGCTCAAATTGCATTCTTAGATCAGCTTGGAAGTAGATATACCGAGTTTAACAACAGCAACTACGGTTCGGGCAGATATGCAGACTCAACAATGATTAAACGACTTCGTGATAGACAAGACCCTCGGTTGTTTATTTACTATGGACAAACACGTGAGGCTAAAGAAAGCGGTTTACCTATCGATGACTTTAACGGTTACGATGGTGGAAACCCAATTGCATCGCCAGACTACAATAACAGAAAGGCAGTTGATGGTCTTTCATCTAGAGTCAATCTCCGTTATACCACAAATCCTGTTACTGAGCCGCACAATTTGTTGAGCTATTCCGAACTTCAATTTATTCTTGCCGAAGCTGTTGTTAGAGGTTGGATATCGGGTGATGCTAAAACGTACTACGATAATGGAATTAAAGCTTCATTCAAATTTTATTACGACAACGCTCCCGAATACGCATCTTACGTTGATGATAACGCAGTTGCTACATACCTCACCAATCCATTGGTTGATTTTTCAACTGCAAGCAGTAATGATGAAAAAATTGAGAAAATTATTACTCAAAAATTTCTTACTACGTTTTTGCAAGGTGGATGGTTAGGTTATTTCGAACATTTAAGAACGGGCTACCCTCATTTAGATCATTTGCCTAATTTTGCACCACCTTATCGTTGGATGTATCCCGAAACGGAATATCGTTTAAATGCTGAAAATGTAACAGCAGCTATTTCGTCGCAATTTGGAGTGGGCAACGATAATATAAGAGAAAAAACTTGGTGGCTTAAATAAATAAAACATATCAAATATGAAACGAATTATTTTTAAAGCAATTTTACTTGGGTTAATTCTGACTACAATATCTTCTTGTTCAAATAAATCAGACAAAAATTATCCCAACGCTCCTGCAGGTAGTAAATATTGCCAAATAGATAAAAACGGCGAAACTATTATACCCAATGGGCGTATTATTAAACCTTGCGGCAAGCAGTTTATAACTGCTCCCCACCCGTATGGACTTGCCCTTAGCAATGATGGTAATATTGCCATTACGGCTAATTCGGGTATCAGACCTTTTTCCATTACAGTAATAAAAGGCATTAATGAGGAAACGCAAAGTCAATATCAAATTCCAGAAGGATATTTCACCGACAGAGGTGCTTTAGAATCGGTGTTTATGGGTCTGGCTACTTCCAACGACGACAAATTATTGTACGCGTCAGGCGGAATTGCTAACAAGATTTTTATTTTTGAATTGAGTAGTGGAAAAAAACTAGATTCAATTAATTGCGACCTGCCTTTTATGGGTGAGGAAATTAATGGCGGATATTTAGGTGACATGGTAATGACTAAAGATGGTAAAACTCTTTATGTTGTCGACCAGGCTAACTTTTTACTAAATATAATTTCGTTAGAAGATAAAAAAATTACAAATCGTGTTAAAGTTGGTAGATATCCGTTTAGCGTTACGCTTTCGCCCGACGAGTCGAAAGTATACGTTGCCAATGTTGGTATGTACGAATACAAGCGTTTGGAAGGTATAACTCCACAGAATGCCAAAGAAGCGGGCTTGCGACAACCTGTATCGGCTTATCTTTCCGAACAATCAATTAAAGGGTATAAAGCAAACGATAGTATTACTGTTCCGCCTTTGGGCGAACCTAATGTGCCGGAATCTTTTTCGGTTTGGGCTATAGATGTTTCGCAAGAAGAACCTGTCGTTATATCAAAAATTAAAACAGGATTTTTAGTTGGCGAAATGGTTGAAGGTATTCCGGCTGTGGGAGGTTCAGGACCTAATTCGTTAGT is drawn from Lentimicrobiaceae bacterium and contains these coding sequences:
- a CDS encoding SusD/RagB family nutrient-binding outer membrane lipoprotein; translation: MNKIITITGLLIILTFASCTKLQEYNENPNNVKEVHPQLLLTNIVWDAFQVEGANPMYATHMIVQTDREDIIQYYKWNRGDFNYYNDLRNVTKMIEEAERIQDPSYIAIGKLFRAYYFYKLTLQFGDIPYSQALKGESEGIYTPVYDSQKDVFIGILKELEEANQLISDNPIAGDIVYRGNPDNWKKLINSFRLKILITLSKKENDNDLNIKNTFANIVASQPIFTSISDNAQIAFLDQLGSRYTEFNNSNYGSGRYADSTMIKRLRDRQDPRLFIYYGQTREAKESGLPIDDFNGYDGGNPIASPDYNNRKAVDGLSSRVNLRYTTNPVTEPHNLLSYSELQFILAEAVVRGWISGDAKTYYDNGIKASFKFYYDNAPEYASYVDDNAVATYLTNPLVDFSTASSNDEKIEKIITQKFLTTFLQGGWLGYFEHLRTGYPHLDHLPNFAPPYRWMYPETEYRLNAENVTAAISSQFGVGNDNIREKTWWLK